Genomic window (Culex pipiens pallens isolate TS chromosome 3, TS_CPP_V2, whole genome shotgun sequence):
cctgaattttgtttcattttttgagccctttcagatgcattttgaattttgaaattaaattgaattttttacctagagtgctcatattttggccagatgctagtttcatatgtacaaacaacccctgaaaatttcaggcagattggtgaggtcgatgagagatgggtatgctttgctcgtggactcgctcttaaacattatcaaaagttctaacccagtcaaatcaatccgaattctgaaacggaatctaattagaatcgtatacaaattccgtttcaaatgcaacaaccgattcgaacacggaaccggttgttgcgtttgaaacggaatttgtatacgattctaaatagattccgtttcagaattcggattgatttgactgggaactCATGCCCATTCGGAGACTTCAATGCGACACATTGATTCGCTAGTTTTCCCATTCAACTTTTTCGTAACGCTAACCTATAGAACGGATTGAACATTCCCTTTGTCGCTCAGAGCGACACCTAGCGGCGACTAGCGAAGTTTGCATGAAAGTTTTCGGTCTTTTTGAATCAAGGTTGATGATGTTTGAATTCAATTGAGTcaccagatttttttattttttttaaataaattgtagtttatttcgcattcgcatggagatggaaatcttagcgggttgcagactggatttcgtcatgtatgtgtgatgattgtccagctCAGGTTGTatagaaattgattaaagggaattaaaaccaagtctaccagaacaggacaggcagcaccatgaaagccatcaattgccggccgctcccatctcaaCCATACACCGGGacaggaataaggattaggagcacggaaagataaataaattgtacactgaaataaaaaaaaagtaccaaattcctaaattctaggaattttgccacttttccttatttagtaatcgcgCTTTTTGAATTagttaataaggaaaggaggcaaaattcctagcaTTTAGggatttggtactttttttttatttcagtgtagtttATTGATATATAACTCATACAAATATTCATTGACGTGTTCCCTTATACTGTAAACCAATAACACTTCCAGCGCTTTAAAATTACTGATATACTATACAAACACCAAGATTTATTGTCCAACGAACGATCACTGATGCTTAAAAACATAAAGGTaccattaaaattttccaacaaatttGATGACGTGGTCCTTGCATGCACTATTCacagtttcaatgaaaattactgaatttagTGTGTAGCTTGAACTTCACACACCAGTAACCGTGAAATATCGCTCAGACACATTCGTCGATTTTATACCTCGATAGCTTAATAATCTTGTGGATTTCGGGGTAAAATGGACATTTCCGGAAACAAATTAAGTGGCTCGAACCAGAGGGTTAATGCTGGTTTTAGAAAACCTTGTTCAACATAGATGTTTATTTTTACGAGTAAATATAACCCAGCTTACCTTAAATTTTACTGATTTACCGGATagacgtcatccataaagtgtatcacgctctagggggaagggggggtctgagcaagcgtgacataaatatgtataggaaaagcgtTCCAAAGGGGggaaggtaaattttggctgatttcagTGTGACATACTATATGGATGAAGCCTTCTGTAGTCGATTTCAGATAAggaaaaatccatttcaatctgcaaaaaaataaacttcttgTGAAGCTTTGCACCTtaagaaaaaatgtttgttgCAAAATAAATCTCTTATGtatgcttaaaaaataaatacatatttGTGTGAATTGAAGTGGAATCATCTAGACCGCCGTGAATTTGCGGTGTCGAACAGCCACAACATCAGTCGATAACTGCTAGTCGCTCGTACTAATCACGTTCGCGAAGTTCGTTTCAATCCGGCGCAATATAGCATTTCCAAGATGGCCGCTTCGCCATTTTCCCGGTTGGATCCGTTCGATTGTAAAAACGGCGATTTTGAGTACTACCTGGAGCAGTTTGACCAGTTTTTGGCCATCAATTCCGTCGCGGACGACGAATCGAAGAAGGTGCCGCTGTTCATCGCGAGCATCGGCCAGGATGCGTACAAAATCCTGAAGGAGAGCTGCGGACAGGCTGATCCAAAGGGGAAAACGTTTGAAGAGCTTCGGGCCCTGCTGCTGGAGTACTTTGCCCGGCGGCAGTTCTACCAGCGGAACCAGCGCCAAGGAGAGTACACGGGGGCTTTTATCAACGAGTTGAAACGGCTATCGCTAAAGTGCAACTTTGGCCCGTTTCAGAAGGAAGCACTTCGCGATAGAATCGCCTGCGGAAGGCTGGAGCCGGATGATAAGGATGATAAGAAATCGATGCCTCCTCAGCAAACGACTCAGccaaagcaacaacaacaaagacaacaacagcagcagactCAACCCAGGAAGCCGAAGAATCCGCAATCGGCCCCTCCACAGCTGCTCGCCGAACTTCAGGCGGTGGCCGTTCCGGATGGTTCGGCCAAAGGAGCAAAGAAGAAGCAACCACAGCAGAACCAGCCGAACCAGCGCAAATGCAGGATCTGTGGCCACTTGCACGTGGAGTCCGAGTGTCCGCACAAGGATGCGTCCTGCTTCATGTGTCGCAAGAAGGGACACATTGCGTCCGTATGTCGGGAGAAGATCATCAagggacagcagcagcagcagggtcaAGAAAAGCAACCGGTTGAAGTGCACGTCCACGTGCAGCAAAATACGGCCGTGAAGAATGAGACTCCAGCGGTGCCATCGGCGGAGAGTGTGTCGAGCATGCTGGACAACATGTTGAACGTGATGGATATGGTTTTCAAGAACCAGAAATGAGGGAAGCtaatattttcgtttttgatGTCTACACGTGTGTGTTTTAATATGACTTTGTATTgatagattatttttattcacaaTACCTTTTGAATTAAGCatgaaataaacaaataaaaatgattaaaatctgctctttttttattattttcgaacattatgcaaataaaataaacatgatATTTCAAACAGTTTTGGTTACTTATCCTAGCGGTGGATTGTTATATTTGTGTGAAGATGTTTTTCATTtctgttaaaaataaatgtaatttttgcaatttcgttgtAAAACTACTAAATTTTCCCGACATTCTCAAATTGCGAAACGACCTATTTATTCCATAGACAAAAATAATAGTATCGTTTACATCCATTTGAGAGCTGAAACATTCAACTTTTCAGGGATTGTAtccaaaagttaaacttttaaaagctttatttttcggaaagttatgttttttccaaaatttcttcaaattcttaaaccTTCAACCATCTTAAACCATCTTTCGATGTTACATtgaatttgatttcaaaaactgcttttataattttatgataatATTCACTGTTTTCGAGTTAAagccatttaaaattaaaaaacgttacttaatccacctttaggtggttgacgccttcctcacatttaaagggtgctatccaaaatgcaaaaagtgcgtaaataacacttaagtgcttataacttttgatagggttgtcagatcttcaatgttttggacgcgttggaaaggtcttttgaatacctatccaatgaTAGGTCGCATAAGAGATCTGgacagcattttcatcaaaataactgagatccggcctcgaaaaagtgcgtaaataacacttaagtgcttataacttttgatagggttgtcagatcttcaatgtttaagacgcattggaaagctcttttgaatacctatccaacaataGGTAGCATGAGggttccggacaacgttttcatcaatatatctgagatccggcctccaaaaagcgtataaataacacttaagtgcttataacttttgatacatttgtcagatcttcaatgtcttggacgcgttgaaaaggtcttttaaatacctttctaaaatgtatagcatcacgggttttcttacaaaaaccacccttttgaCAATCTTCCAGACTTttgttaaacttgtttttttagcataacttttgaagtacttaacttaactttatcatttttaatagcgacttatgggaccccaagacggatcgaatgacgccaaaacggacaaaatcggttcagccaatgtcgagataatcgagtgacaattttttgatcaacatcccaccacacacacagacatttgctcagaatttgattctgagtcgataggtatacatgaaggtgggtctaggaggtctaattgagaagttcatttttcgagtgattttatagcctttcctcagtaacgtgaggaaggcaaaaattaagGAAAAATGTAAGAACTTGTTTTATTAAAGTGACCATGACCATCTTAATCCATCCCTGGAACAACACATATTGTTGATATATGTAATATATTTtgatagctgagaaaattcacaAGAATTTTCTTTTGTGATCattgttgagtttttttaagtgctacCCTTTCGGCTCGCCGATTTCTTCTAAaatattggtccgattttcaaatgttaaatcaTGAATCCTGTGTGAAATTTTTTCACACTGGCTTAAAAGTTGGTGCTTTTTGTCCACttaaacaaataatcaacgaaaaAGAATATTTGTggcaaaaagttgattaaataaTGGATTTATTTTCCCGTGATTCTATATaatagtcctaatcataacctacaattttggCCGAGACTtcaaaagataccgattttCGAATTTTGGCAAAGcacttttttatggacagccccAAATGTGTACTgagacttgtatggagaaagcaGGTTAGTCAAAATGGCTTGTttcactcaaataaaaaaaatacatgaaataaaaaaaaatgccaggGTTCAGAAAACTGGTCAGTTATTAGGTTATTCAGAAGGAATGagtgaataaataaaatttaaaaagcaagGGTACCGAActtaaacaattgatttttttttcgcttgaacAATGTGTAAACAATTACTAAcctgagtattttttaaaacaaaccaTGACAAGAGCGATCATTAATTTTCGCTCGGTTTTAATTTGtcaatacagttcagactcgatagTTAAAAACCTATATTATCCGAAAATTTCTTAGGCTggtttacccccccccccccccccccttccttcaAAGCCGACCAGAAAATCAGAgaacaaaaactaattttcaaaaaagttcaacatttgaatgggaATTTGAGTGCaatcaatatattttaaaagcaTTCTCCCTGCCTTTGTTTGGgatgattcaaaaatatttttaattttgttgagttttcaatatacaaaaccacaaaaacttttttcttcgCTATTATTTCTATCgcagaatctaaaaaaaaaaaaaataatgatgcaaacgTGGCCCACGGACCCATTTTTaataatcatgtaaaatggcccgttgttCATATGTAGAGTGATTTAATACTTCTTAAAACAAaggctgttattttttttattttttgctaataTAAAACCGATGATTTATCCATATTTCCCATGTTACGACATGATTatattgttcaaaaatctttttaatttaaacaatttcaagtaACTAAGTGATTTGAatattcttcaaatatttttggaaaggtttatgaaactttcaaatttgatttagttAGAAAACTgtgataaaatcaaaaaaaatattacatatttatttaaaatccatAATGACCCTTTTCATAAACTGTGCCTCAAAGTTACTGTGCACTAAGAAATTTTTCACCTCGGGATTCGATCTcatgacagttggataacgaatctgattgactaccagcTCATTCAGACAGACAAAActtacaaatttcaatcgaaaatTAAGTGCAGtcggctgaaatcaattttgagtGCATTTCTTTGCGTTTAGAGTCATCTTGAGCATGTtcgggttttttttcaaaaaaatattttgattttatctaattttcgatgaacagtaccgcaaaaagtgtttttatgctaaaatggtaattttcgtcGAATagagttcgcgcgttcgttggccaatgagtttatttttgttctctttacatagttttcgatagaaacgatccgaattctttttttttctttttcgagataagcaagtcgtattgctggattaagtcctttctatatcatcgatgatcggaaggcacgccgacgaatatgtattaaggcttatgatataaaatcattttaatgaataaagcccttcttacatcaccgttgatcggaaggcac
Coding sequences:
- the LOC120415783 gene encoding uncharacterized protein LOC120415783 → MAASPFSRLDPFDCKNGDFEYYLEQFDQFLAINSVADDESKKVPLFIASIGQDAYKILKESCGQADPKGKTFEELRALLLEYFARRQFYQRNQRQGEYTGAFINELKRLSLKCNFGPFQKEALRDRIACGRLEPDDKDDKKSMPPQQTTQPKQQQQRQQQQQTQPRKPKNPQSAPPQLLAELQAVAVPDGSAKGAKKKQPQQNQPNQRKCRICGHLHVESECPHKDASCFMCRKKGHIASVCREKIIKGQQQQQGQEKQPVEVHVHVQQNTAVKNETPAVPSAESVSSMLDNMLNVMDMVFKNQK